A window of the Spartinivicinus poritis genome harbors these coding sequences:
- a CDS encoding rhodanese-like domain-containing protein: protein MSSVSRLPAAPSDQTLAHFQNLLRYETDCWDVHHAITNQQQDFVLLDVRGEEAFKQGHIEGAINLPYWKIKPDTVDQYPKDTLFVVYCAGPHCNATEKAAIRLAELNCPVKKMIGGICGWIDEGFALTS, encoded by the coding sequence GTGTCATCAGTATCCAGGCTACCAGCTGCCCCTAGCGATCAAACACTCGCCCATTTTCAAAATTTATTGCGCTATGAAACTGACTGCTGGGATGTTCACCATGCTATAACCAATCAACAGCAAGACTTCGTTTTATTGGATGTAAGGGGTGAAGAGGCATTTAAACAAGGGCATATCGAAGGTGCTATTAATCTGCCCTACTGGAAAATTAAACCCGATACTGTCGATCAATATCCAAAAGATACATTATTTGTTGTCTATTGTGCTGGCCCCCATTGTAATGCAACAGAAAAAGCCGCTATTCGACTCGCCGAACTCAACTGCCCCGTGAAAAAAATGATTGGCGGTATTTGTGGATGGATTGATGAGGGGTTTGCTTTAACAAGTTAA
- a CDS encoding DUF2799 domain-containing protein: MKLVKKLVLITSIVQLSACSVMSREECLTADWYTVGYEDGADGRSSSRVGDYREACAEYGVTPTLDDYRLGRRSGLEKYCTEAKGYAEGIEGNRYKGVCPYQSEALFLAGYRRGKEVYQARKEWENIRDDLRYTKSELETLDEDIRKKERKLVKDGLTSAQRSEILQELNDIRHKKQQLQHKIYRLESDARWSEQQYNSLRYRSNW; encoded by the coding sequence ATGAAATTAGTTAAAAAACTAGTATTGATTACTTCGATAGTACAACTTTCAGCTTGCAGTGTTATGTCAAGAGAAGAATGTTTGACGGCGGACTGGTATACAGTTGGTTATGAGGATGGTGCTGATGGGCGATCATCATCAAGGGTTGGTGACTATCGTGAAGCTTGTGCTGAGTATGGAGTAACGCCTACTTTAGATGATTATCGATTGGGGAGACGTTCAGGGCTTGAAAAGTATTGTACTGAAGCCAAAGGGTATGCTGAAGGTATTGAAGGCAATAGATATAAAGGTGTTTGCCCTTACCAGTCTGAAGCTTTGTTTTTAGCTGGCTATAGGAGAGGGAAGGAAGTCTATCAGGCAAGAAAAGAGTGGGAAAATATTCGTGATGACTTAAGATATACAAAGTCTGAGCTTGAAACGCTTGATGAAGATATTCGAAAAAAAGAAAGGAAGTTAGTAAAAGATGGTTTAACCTCTGCTCAGCGTTCAGAAATACTGCAAGAATTAAATGACATTAGGCATAAAAAGCAACAGTTACAACATAAGATTTATCGCCTTGAAAGCGATGCGCGCTGGTCAGAGCAGCAATATAACTCGCTACGCTATAGAAGTAATTGGTAG
- a CDS encoding phage holin family protein, translating to MLVILVHLLLTSIFLLIVANFVKGVEIDNFGAAFFGAIVLGICNAVIKPVISFLAFPITVVTLGLFLLVINALMLQLTAAFVSGIKVKGFLPAVVGSILLTILNLLIDWVM from the coding sequence ATGTTGGTCATTTTAGTTCATTTATTATTAACATCCATTTTCCTATTAATAGTCGCTAACTTTGTTAAAGGCGTCGAAATTGATAATTTTGGTGCTGCATTTTTTGGTGCTATTGTTCTAGGTATATGTAATGCAGTGATAAAACCAGTGATTTCTTTTTTAGCCTTTCCAATTACGGTTGTCACATTAGGGCTATTTTTACTCGTCATTAATGCACTTATGTTACAACTGACGGCTGCATTTGTGTCAGGTATTAAAGTCAAAGGATTTTTACCTGCTGTTGTCGGGAGTATTTTGCTAACCATATTAAATTTGCTGATTGATTGGGTGATGTAA
- the glp gene encoding gephyrin-like molybdotransferase Glp, giving the protein MSCSEHNLITVSQAIAQIQETLEHKADVEWLSLAEAVNKVVAADQLSTLNVPPAANSAMDGYGFNAKDLAPDQLTQLPVGLRVAAGDQPGTLPSGMAARIFTGAFIPTNVDLVIPQELVKVTSDQVEVQPGWRIGQHIRNAGEDIAEGQQVVVAGKRLRPQELGLLASVGIMQVPVYKPLTVALFTTGDELIEPGRPLPDGKIYNSNRYTLMGLLQQGGFKIIDGGTLPDQHEATKQALLKASQQADAIITTGGVSVGEEDYVQDVIKENGTVHLWKLAIKPGKPLLYGQLNKKPVFGLPGNPISSLVTYLMVARPALQQMQGLHDTQPASYRFRAGFTKKKNLKRAEYLRVQLQSQLGEQTIVPYPKQGSGVLSSASWASGLALVPADTDVKPGDWLEYWPFSEFV; this is encoded by the coding sequence ATGAGCTGCTCAGAGCATAACCTTATTACAGTTAGCCAGGCAATTGCCCAAATTCAGGAAACCTTGGAACATAAGGCAGATGTTGAGTGGCTGTCTTTGGCAGAAGCTGTAAACAAAGTAGTAGCAGCAGACCAATTGTCCACCTTAAACGTACCTCCTGCAGCCAACAGTGCAATGGATGGCTATGGCTTCAATGCTAAAGACTTAGCGCCCGATCAGCTTACCCAGCTACCCGTTGGATTAAGAGTAGCTGCAGGTGATCAACCAGGCACTCTACCCTCTGGTATGGCAGCAAGAATCTTTACGGGAGCTTTTATTCCTACCAATGTTGACTTGGTCATCCCCCAAGAACTAGTGAAGGTTACCAGTGATCAAGTTGAAGTGCAGCCTGGCTGGCGAATAGGGCAGCATATTCGAAATGCGGGTGAGGATATTGCTGAAGGGCAACAGGTAGTCGTTGCAGGCAAACGCCTGAGACCTCAGGAGCTTGGACTACTTGCATCTGTGGGAATTATGCAAGTACCTGTTTATAAGCCGTTAACCGTTGCCTTGTTTACCACTGGAGATGAGTTAATTGAGCCTGGTCGGCCACTACCTGATGGCAAAATTTATAACTCAAACCGCTATACCTTAATGGGGCTATTACAGCAAGGAGGCTTTAAAATCATTGATGGCGGTACTTTGCCTGATCAGCACGAAGCTACTAAACAAGCGTTATTGAAAGCCAGTCAGCAAGCTGATGCAATTATTACCACTGGTGGCGTTTCTGTGGGTGAAGAGGATTATGTGCAAGACGTGATTAAGGAAAACGGCACAGTTCATTTATGGAAGCTGGCTATCAAACCAGGTAAGCCACTGTTATACGGGCAGCTAAATAAAAAGCCGGTATTTGGTTTGCCTGGAAATCCTATTTCATCCTTAGTTACTTATTTAATGGTGGCTCGTCCTGCATTACAACAAATGCAAGGTTTACATGACACTCAGCCAGCCAGTTACCGGTTTAGAGCAGGTTTTACTAAAAAGAAAAACCTTAAGCGAGCTGAATACCTTAGAGTGCAACTTCAGTCGCAATTAGGTGAGCAAACAATTGTACCTTATCCTAAGCAGGGTTCTGGAGTGTTGTCGTCTGCAAGTTGGGCGAGCGGCTTGGCACTGGTGCCTGCGGATACAGACGTTAAACCTGGTGACTGGCTTGAATACTGGCCATTTAGTGAGTTTGTCTAG
- a CDS encoding helix-turn-helix domain-containing protein → MMSEMHKVAILAYQGLATFEFGCAIELFGLPRPEYDQWYKAEVVTFDKPLIAATGGIVVSAKPVTSLSSYHSLIIPGWPTQERGVAELIKQQLVNFYRRGGRIISFCSGAFLLAELGLLDGRCATTHWRYAELFQQRYPQVNYQDNVLYMFDGQIGCSAGSAAGIDLGIEVIRQDFGHEVANQVARRLVVSPHRGGGQAQYVETPVLKHHSQFSATLDWAIEHLHQPLEVNDLADQAHMSRRSFDRHFRQALGMSAKEWINRQRLTLAQKQLEKGAASVEQIAIRVGFGNAMNLRHYFRKYLGLSPTQYQRQFFNQ, encoded by the coding sequence ATGATGAGTGAAATGCATAAGGTTGCTATTTTGGCTTATCAAGGGCTCGCAACTTTTGAGTTTGGCTGTGCTATTGAGCTATTTGGATTACCGCGACCTGAGTATGATCAATGGTATAAGGCTGAGGTGGTGACCTTTGATAAGCCGCTTATTGCTGCAACAGGCGGCATTGTAGTGTCAGCAAAGCCAGTGACAAGTCTATCTAGTTATCACAGTTTGATTATTCCAGGCTGGCCTACTCAAGAGCGTGGTGTGGCAGAGCTGATCAAGCAGCAACTCGTCAATTTCTATCGCCGAGGAGGGCGGATAATATCGTTCTGCTCAGGTGCCTTCTTGTTGGCTGAGTTAGGATTACTTGATGGTCGTTGTGCTACCACCCATTGGCGTTATGCTGAACTATTCCAACAGCGGTATCCTCAAGTTAACTATCAGGATAATGTGTTGTATATGTTTGATGGTCAAATTGGTTGTTCAGCAGGCAGTGCCGCAGGGATTGATTTGGGTATTGAAGTTATCCGCCAAGACTTTGGACATGAAGTGGCTAATCAGGTAGCCCGTCGATTGGTAGTATCGCCCCATCGGGGTGGTGGTCAGGCACAGTATGTTGAAACCCCTGTTCTCAAACATCATAGTCAGTTTTCAGCAACGCTGGACTGGGCGATTGAACATTTACATCAGCCTTTAGAGGTCAATGACTTGGCTGATCAGGCGCATATGTCTCGCCGTAGTTTTGATCGGCACTTTAGGCAAGCACTTGGAATGTCTGCTAAAGAGTGGATTAATCGACAACGTTTGACTTTAGCGCAAAAGCAGCTAGAAAAGGGAGCAGCCTCTGTGGAACAAATAGCAATAAGAGTCGGGTTTGGGAATGCAATGAATTTGCGTCACTACTTTAGAAAATACCTGGGTCTTTCTCCTACCCAATATCAAAGACAGTTTTTTAATCAATAA
- a CDS encoding acyloxyacyl hydrolase has protein sequence MKTKLCLLALITNSLIAESTIADTASNNPMFGDKKSQVMLHGGMSFRSKGFEKLYFGGISYSQPDTFFRLPARNNLELGVFRGKNSKNDPTNKSFKDDVDLSQYDLNMFGISKDVALLSGTNAYLTLGLGAYIKDNDTNRIGSKFTFGERLAVGYRFNNGVVLELYARHFSNGSLTKENSGQNFAGLSAGYTF, from the coding sequence ATGAAAACAAAACTTTGTTTATTAGCATTAATAACAAACTCATTAATCGCTGAATCAACAATTGCAGACACTGCCTCCAACAATCCAATGTTTGGCGATAAAAAAAGCCAAGTGATGCTTCATGGTGGCATGAGCTTTCGCAGCAAAGGCTTTGAAAAACTTTATTTTGGTGGAATATCTTATAGCCAACCTGACACCTTTTTTCGCCTACCCGCAAGAAACAACCTTGAATTAGGTGTATTTCGAGGCAAAAACTCCAAAAATGACCCCACTAATAAAAGTTTTAAAGACGATGTAGACTTAAGCCAGTATGATTTAAATATGTTTGGTATATCAAAAGATGTTGCATTGCTTAGCGGCACCAATGCTTACCTTACTTTAGGTTTAGGCGCTTATATTAAAGATAATGATACCAACCGCATAGGGTCTAAATTCACTTTTGGTGAACGCTTAGCAGTTGGCTACCGCTTCAATAATGGTGTTGTTTTAGAGCTTTATGCCAGACATTTTTCTAACGGCTCACTCACTAAAGAAAATAGTGGTCAAAATTTTGCTGGCTTAAGTGCTGGTTATACATTCTAA
- a CDS encoding DUF885 family protein codes for MEQYQIFETDLINFLASDPNGSLALGIAKNLNDLPDPSLESCSARAKQAQDLINQISQLKQTTTDFELLTDLRLSELHLNKIVHRYQRQFNDRLEVAQHPTAGGDISEGIFTLFIDDPRPAGDRLENISSRIANIPTFLHSMLGRLDTPVKRWQAIDLETVAVLPTLFKAITDWASEQKFNGLNELKKHIAQADTALNQYQRQLNQLSTTEHFALSIDDAQQVVRNHGIELSFSELKTLAADFLHSTQQQIGELTQTLTKKYQLAADTSPEALQQFLNKHYQVELIDNKLHSIIDIYKQENKKIIDFINQHNLFPIFADQQMLIEQTPKFLEPVIPAGAMRSPLPLREGTRTSLIHLTLREDLIDEHNKLGIPVMMIHEGIPGHHLQLATSATHNSKIRRILFAPEQAEGWTTMLEDYMLDMGYMGDLTDEARFIAKREICRIGARVAIDLFFLTGDKQYLDVGIPLQTKTDDPFRLAGELLQVVTGFTSGRVQAELNWYSSERGYPMCYLVGNQLVWQLKQDFIKKQQSSLSGKTLDRAFHQAFLSTGNMPVSIMREVFAHQQLI; via the coding sequence ATGGAACAATACCAGATATTTGAAACAGATCTAATCAACTTTCTGGCCAGTGACCCCAACGGCTCTCTGGCACTTGGTATCGCCAAAAATCTTAATGATTTACCCGATCCATCTCTCGAAAGCTGCTCTGCCAGAGCCAAACAGGCACAAGATCTAATTAATCAAATTAGCCAATTAAAACAAACAACCACAGACTTTGAGTTGCTCACAGACTTACGCTTATCTGAGTTACACCTAAATAAAATTGTACACCGCTACCAACGCCAGTTTAACGACAGGTTGGAAGTTGCACAACATCCCACTGCCGGTGGAGACATCAGTGAAGGTATATTTACTTTATTTATTGATGACCCTAGACCTGCAGGAGACCGTCTAGAAAATATTTCATCTCGCATTGCTAATATTCCCACCTTTCTGCATAGTATGCTGGGGCGTTTAGACACACCTGTCAAACGCTGGCAAGCAATTGACTTAGAAACCGTCGCAGTATTACCAACCTTGTTTAAAGCAATTACTGACTGGGCATCGGAACAAAAGTTCAATGGTTTAAATGAACTAAAAAAACATATTGCCCAAGCTGATACTGCATTAAATCAGTATCAACGGCAATTAAATCAGCTATCTACTACCGAACACTTTGCATTATCTATAGATGATGCACAACAAGTGGTTCGTAATCATGGTATCGAGTTATCTTTTAGTGAATTAAAAACACTGGCTGCCGACTTTCTACACAGCACTCAGCAGCAAATCGGAGAATTAACCCAGACCTTAACTAAAAAGTATCAATTAGCTGCTGATACCTCACCCGAAGCACTTCAGCAGTTTTTAAATAAACACTATCAGGTTGAGCTTATTGACAACAAGCTCCATTCAATTATTGATATCTATAAGCAAGAAAATAAAAAAATTATTGATTTTATTAACCAGCATAATTTATTTCCAATTTTTGCTGACCAACAAATGCTGATTGAACAAACCCCTAAATTTTTAGAGCCAGTGATTCCTGCTGGTGCCATGCGTTCTCCCCTACCCTTACGAGAAGGTACCCGCACCAGCTTGATTCATCTGACGTTACGTGAAGACTTAATTGATGAACACAATAAGCTGGGTATTCCAGTGATGATGATTCATGAAGGAATTCCTGGCCATCATTTACAACTCGCTACCAGCGCTACCCATAACAGTAAAATTCGTCGCATCCTTTTCGCACCAGAACAAGCAGAAGGTTGGACTACCATGCTGGAAGACTATATGTTAGATATGGGTTACATGGGAGACTTAACGGATGAAGCGCGCTTCATTGCTAAACGAGAAATATGCCGAATCGGCGCCCGAGTGGCTATTGATCTATTTTTCTTAACAGGCGATAAGCAATACCTGGATGTTGGTATACCTCTACAAACTAAAACTGATGACCCCTTCCGCCTAGCCGGCGAGCTACTGCAAGTTGTTACTGGTTTTACCTCTGGGCGAGTTCAAGCTGAATTAAACTGGTACTCATCCGAACGGGGTTACCCTATGTGTTATTTAGTTGGTAACCAACTCGTTTGGCAACTAAAACAAGACTTTATAAAAAAACAGCAGTCGTCTTTGTCAGGCAAAACCTTAGACCGAGCTTTTCACCAGGCATTTTTAAGCACCGGTAATATGCCTGTTTCTATAATGAGAGAGGTTTTTGCTCATCAACAACTAATCTGA
- a CDS encoding GNAT family N-acetyltransferase: MVTLRPMIQHEFADFLTNEIKGYAEWITHAYKLPPERALATAKEQLSYKYKDGIDTKNQYIFIVENSNQQKIGIVAYSIQIEDQSAWIDVIEIEKAHRQQGYGKHVLDLVETRLKQHDINHIVLHVYKENEIAQSLYKKQGYRVISHIMTKQLNYTFNE; encoded by the coding sequence ATGGTTACTCTGCGCCCAATGATACAGCATGAATTTGCTGACTTTCTTACCAATGAAATAAAAGGTTATGCAGAATGGATAACACACGCATACAAGTTGCCACCCGAAAGAGCACTGGCTACTGCCAAAGAGCAGCTTTCGTATAAGTACAAAGATGGTATTGATACAAAAAATCAGTACATTTTTATAGTGGAAAATAGTAATCAACAAAAAATAGGTATTGTTGCTTATTCAATTCAAATCGAAGACCAATCTGCCTGGATCGATGTCATTGAGATTGAGAAAGCTCATCGACAACAAGGTTATGGTAAACACGTACTAGATTTAGTAGAAACTCGATTAAAGCAGCATGATATCAATCATATAGTGCTTCACGTTTACAAAGAAAATGAAATCGCTCAGTCCCTATACAAGAAACAAGGTTATCGAGTTATAAGCCACATAATGACGAAGCAGCTTAATTATACCTTTAACGAATAA
- a CDS encoding MarC family protein codes for MEDLIRQFVLLWAVIDPIGTLPVFLAVTAGGSVAHNRKIALVSVGVASLVLLFFIVAGEILLEAMSIPLSAFQIAGGVVLFVFALSMIFGDSKPEEELQMVNKGVDSAIFPLAIPSIASPGAMMAVVLLTDNHRFSLIDQFVTTGIVLLIMFITLMLLLVAPFIQKVIGTAGASVISRVMGLILAAVATNSVLAGIQTYFQL; via the coding sequence TTGGAGGATTTAATACGGCAGTTTGTATTACTTTGGGCTGTTATTGATCCAATAGGTACACTACCTGTTTTTTTGGCTGTCACAGCAGGCGGCAGTGTTGCGCATAATCGAAAAATTGCTTTAGTTTCAGTGGGAGTGGCTTCCCTGGTGTTACTATTTTTTATAGTGGCTGGTGAAATTCTGTTGGAGGCAATGTCAATTCCTTTATCTGCATTTCAAATAGCAGGTGGAGTTGTCTTATTTGTTTTTGCACTGTCGATGATATTTGGTGACAGTAAGCCAGAAGAAGAGCTGCAAATGGTAAATAAAGGGGTCGACAGTGCTATTTTTCCTTTAGCCATCCCTTCAATTGCATCACCAGGTGCCATGATGGCTGTGGTGCTACTGACTGACAATCATCGCTTTTCGTTAATTGATCAGTTCGTAACTACTGGTATTGTTTTGCTAATCATGTTTATAACATTGATGTTATTGCTTGTTGCGCCATTCATTCAAAAAGTGATTGGGACCGCTGGAGCAAGTGTCATCAGTCGGGTAATGGGGTTAATACTGGCTGCAGTGGCAACAAATAGTGTGTTGGCGGGGATTCAAACTTACTTTCAATTATAG
- the moaB gene encoding molybdenum cofactor biosynthesis protein B translates to MHQHTDFIPLNIAVLTVSDTRDESTDTSGQYLISALQEAGHQLKHRQIIKDDIYHIRAIVSEWIYDETIQVVLITGGTGFTGRDSTPEAVAVLFDKEVTGFGELFRQVSKEEIGTSTLQSRALAGLANHTVIFCLPGSTGACKTGWGKIIQPQLDSTTRPCNFVCHLLPN, encoded by the coding sequence GTGCATCAACATACTGATTTTATTCCACTCAATATTGCTGTGCTTACTGTAAGTGATACCAGGGATGAGTCTACTGATACTTCGGGTCAGTACTTGATTAGCGCTTTGCAGGAAGCTGGTCATCAATTAAAACATCGGCAAATTATCAAAGATGACATATACCATATTCGTGCCATTGTTTCTGAATGGATTTACGATGAAACCATACAAGTGGTATTGATTACAGGTGGTACCGGGTTTACTGGGCGTGATAGCACACCAGAGGCAGTAGCAGTATTGTTTGACAAGGAAGTGACGGGCTTTGGTGAACTATTTAGGCAAGTTTCAAAAGAAGAGATAGGTACCTCTACACTTCAATCTAGGGCGCTGGCTGGCTTAGCAAATCATACAGTAATTTTTTGTCTACCAGGGTCAACAGGGGCTTGTAAAACGGGCTGGGGAAAAATCATTCAACCACAACTGGATAGCACAACACGCCCTTGCAACTTTGTGTGTCATTTGTTGCCGAATTGA
- a CDS encoding Dimeric alpha-beta barrel produces the protein MNQLTVVTQKTIDNTLEQKANGKKLALVFHLKVKDYSAYQQWLVNSNKQLGGRQLFQIAIDPAPREGMLIDQLIINEYPSAQSALAFMAKFGSTLQSICSVYEVLAIVPEPAMTFYMVKVISWLVRLFKGVKDKRPLAANWTADNVAVWPDEKQMNVARKQNLNKALFVYNLNKYKTVANYPESENIDSLVSGQVAYDRYAKIAGFELLRRGAYPVYGGKPICLLESSQGSMLVDSWDKFIFVRYPQRRDLLAIIESDEFNNGQIHRDAGLERVAIFMGS, from the coding sequence ATGAATCAGTTGACAGTTGTCACACAAAAAACCATTGATAATACTTTAGAGCAGAAAGCAAATGGAAAAAAGCTTGCTTTAGTTTTCCACTTAAAAGTTAAAGATTATTCAGCATATCAGCAATGGCTGGTTAACAGTAATAAGCAACTGGGTGGCAGGCAATTATTTCAGATAGCAATAGACCCTGCTCCTCGTGAAGGCATGCTAATTGATCAGCTTATAATTAACGAATATCCCTCTGCACAATCAGCACTGGCATTTATGGCTAAATTTGGCAGTACTTTACAGTCAATTTGCAGTGTTTATGAAGTACTGGCTATTGTACCTGAGCCCGCAATGACTTTTTATATGGTTAAAGTAATATCTTGGTTAGTCAGGTTGTTTAAAGGTGTAAAAGATAAACGACCCCTTGCGGCAAACTGGACAGCAGATAATGTAGCAGTATGGCCTGATGAAAAACAAATGAATGTGGCAAGAAAGCAGAACCTGAATAAAGCACTTTTTGTCTATAATCTGAATAAGTATAAGACAGTTGCAAATTATCCTGAGTCTGAAAATATTGATAGCCTGGTTAGTGGTCAAGTAGCTTATGATCGTTATGCTAAAATTGCTGGCTTTGAGTTATTGAGAAGAGGTGCCTATCCAGTCTATGGAGGAAAACCTATTTGCCTACTGGAAAGTAGTCAGGGTTCTATGCTGGTAGACAGTTGGGATAAATTTATTTTTGTTCGTTATCCTCAGCGTCGAGATTTACTAGCCATTATTGAAAGTGATGAATTCAATAATGGCCAAATTCACCGAGATGCGGGGTTAGAGCGAGTCGCTATTTTTATGGGCAGCTAA
- the moaA gene encoding GTP 3',8-cyclase MoaA: MSSPLVDRFGRKITYLRFSLTDRCDFRCVYCMAEDMTFLPRQKILGLEEMLQVAETFVSLGVKKIRLTGGEPLIRHNVIWLIERLTALPGLDELLITSNGSQLVKYAPALAKAGVKRINVSLDTLDPTEFKQLTRTGDIKKVLAGINAAQQAGIERIKLNVVVMKGRNQHQILPLVDYALANKVDVSFIEEMPLGAISEHQRGLTLCTSEEVRDIIQQQYQLMPSTYETNGPSRYWQIPGYQSKIGFISPHSHNFCGDCNRVRVTAEGKLLLCLGNEHSADLKNIIRRYPGEQDKLRETIITAMDLKPERHYFDPTGDVQLVRFMNMTGG, encoded by the coding sequence ATGAGTTCTCCATTAGTTGATCGTTTTGGCCGGAAGATTACCTATTTACGTTTTTCGCTCACTGACCGTTGTGATTTTCGCTGTGTTTACTGCATGGCAGAAGATATGACATTTTTACCCAGACAAAAAATTCTAGGCTTGGAAGAAATGCTTCAAGTAGCCGAAACATTCGTTTCACTTGGAGTGAAAAAAATCCGTTTAACCGGCGGAGAGCCGCTTATTCGTCATAATGTCATCTGGTTAATTGAGCGTTTAACAGCATTACCAGGGCTTGATGAGTTACTCATTACCTCTAATGGTTCGCAGTTAGTTAAATATGCACCTGCTCTAGCCAAAGCAGGTGTTAAACGAATTAATGTCAGTTTAGATACACTTGATCCTACCGAATTTAAGCAATTAACCCGCACTGGTGATATTAAAAAAGTGTTAGCTGGAATTAATGCTGCACAACAGGCGGGTATTGAACGAATTAAGCTTAACGTTGTAGTGATGAAAGGGCGTAATCAGCATCAAATATTACCCTTGGTTGATTATGCTTTGGCTAATAAAGTGGATGTCAGCTTTATTGAGGAAATGCCACTGGGTGCTATTTCAGAGCACCAACGAGGATTAACCTTGTGTACCAGCGAAGAAGTTAGAGATATTATTCAGCAACAATATCAGCTAATGCCTTCTACTTATGAAACTAACGGACCAAGCCGTTATTGGCAAATACCAGGTTATCAAAGCAAAATTGGCTTTATATCACCTCATAGTCATAACTTTTGTGGAGATTGTAATCGAGTAAGAGTAACAGCAGAAGGCAAGCTCCTGTTGTGTTTAGGTAACGAGCACTCTGCTGATCTTAAAAATATCATCCGACGTTATCCTGGTGAGCAGGATAAATTGCGGGAGACGATCATAACGGCTATGGACTTAAAGCCTGAGCGTCATTATTTTGATCCAACGGGTGATGTACAGCTCGTGCGGTTTATGAATATGACTGGCGGGTAA
- a CDS encoding cytochrome b, which translates to MPTSNQLAQGTDKLSKTTISLHWVVAIIMIFLLASGVYMTYFEDFSWYSWHKSIGVLALLIAMARVIWRIKEGFPKPLDNKQAVMNKLAKVAHFALIICTIIMPVSGVISSAAGGYGVPFFGLSLFDSVAPAERPINGLLAGFAHEAHYIAGYFMIAILALHILGALWHQLIKKDNTLYRMVRAK; encoded by the coding sequence ATGCCTACTTCCAATCAATTAGCTCAAGGCACTGATAAGTTAAGTAAAACCACAATTTCCTTACACTGGGTTGTAGCAATTATAATGATTTTCTTGTTAGCCTCCGGTGTTTACATGACATATTTTGAAGACTTTAGTTGGTATTCTTGGCATAAATCAATAGGGGTATTGGCATTATTAATAGCTATGGCTAGGGTTATTTGGCGTATTAAGGAAGGATTTCCAAAGCCTTTGGACAACAAACAAGCTGTGATGAATAAGCTTGCTAAAGTAGCACATTTTGCCTTAATTATTTGTACAATCATCATGCCTGTGTCAGGAGTCATTTCATCTGCAGCAGGGGGGTATGGTGTGCCTTTCTTTGGGCTTTCATTATTTGATAGTGTAGCCCCGGCTGAAAGACCTATTAATGGTTTGTTGGCTGGCTTTGCTCATGAAGCTCATTATATAGCTGGATATTTTATGATTGCCATTTTAGCTTTACATATTCTAGGGGCTCTTTGGCATCAACTGATTAAAAAAGATAATACGCTGTATAGAATGGTTAGGGCTAAATAG